A single Pseudoalteromonas phenolica DNA region contains:
- a CDS encoding DDE-type integrase/transposase/recombinase, with product MSSTQLAVCTDTEINGLVIGAVLFPDLEVGECCIQEPHTVIFADHLTDRLFAMNLEKNVKPLNLSYAEVRENINSGTIVLGKLELPQYMKVPDSFIPEDQKRKRDEKVKRLQPILKNLEEFIVSPYGKGFIREAMKANGITFSRAHVYRELWDYFRTGCNKNVFLRKPGTGKTTDRNYSSKPGPNSGSGHVITPKDKANVIAALNKHYKKGGPSMYLDTVFQKCLDESYSDVFYNPETKRRSYARWDDDRLITEWQFMKIAREYRNRNKKKINKAKGLSSEVAKNEAPLEGTLHDYYDKGAGYYYQIDETPYDVELVCQYDPTRKKRIGKPTVYVVRDMSSRAFVGLYITLKTPSADTARAVIFNAFRNKQQFCKELGIEIGPDDWMQEGKCRNIGCDNAEMAAELSRCYSRDAHISVQFNQAGHSQDKGLVERAFRLLHDAVKGQLDGYSPNNIPPHIKRLLRSKALLNVNELYQILITYIIIYNNYSINEGISLSKEMYMDGVRQIPNQVWEWDRRNRAGYLKHVEDFELYESLLEVGSVTCLSTHIKLHGFKHQYRCDWTKNNGYQAKGGKSPVLPCRYMRHSMDFILIETPAGFMPATLITPLFKHVSIEEVEAEQEVIRKENNRLRAIHKAKQGETRALIEDLQDNARQEQEKISVHAANTQSIKTNREFHKEQEKKHDGAVHAKYLATKHGLVKVLNESSQQPQLDNKACEANESPRAKRIREKREKNRGKDNDS from the coding sequence ATGTCTAGCACGCAATTAGCTGTTTGCACAGATACTGAAATTAATGGTCTAGTTATTGGGGCAGTGTTATTTCCTGATTTAGAAGTTGGAGAATGCTGCATTCAAGAACCTCATACAGTAATTTTTGCAGATCACCTCACAGATCGCCTCTTTGCAATGAATCTCGAAAAAAACGTTAAGCCTTTAAACTTGAGCTATGCAGAAGTAAGGGAAAATATTAACAGTGGCACCATCGTACTAGGAAAGCTTGAACTGCCGCAGTATATGAAGGTCCCTGATTCATTTATACCAGAAGATCAAAAGCGAAAAAGGGATGAGAAAGTTAAGCGATTACAGCCCATTTTAAAAAATTTAGAAGAATTCATTGTCTCTCCTTATGGCAAAGGCTTTATACGAGAGGCAATGAAAGCTAATGGTATAACTTTTTCAAGAGCACACGTTTATAGGGAGCTGTGGGACTATTTTAGAACAGGGTGCAATAAAAATGTTTTTCTGCGTAAACCCGGAACAGGCAAAACTACTGATAGAAATTATTCATCTAAACCGGGCCCAAATTCGGGTTCAGGTCATGTCATAACACCAAAAGACAAAGCTAATGTAATCGCTGCACTGAATAAGCATTACAAAAAAGGCGGCCCTTCTATGTACCTAGACACTGTTTTTCAAAAGTGTCTGGACGAGTCGTATAGTGATGTTTTCTATAACCCTGAAACTAAAAGGCGTTCATATGCTAGATGGGATGACGATAGGCTCATAACTGAATGGCAGTTTATGAAAATAGCGCGGGAATATAGAAATAGAAACAAGAAGAAGATAAATAAAGCCAAGGGCTTATCTTCTGAAGTAGCGAAAAATGAAGCCCCACTTGAAGGGACACTACATGATTACTATGACAAAGGAGCTGGGTATTATTATCAAATTGATGAAACCCCGTATGATGTCGAGTTAGTTTGTCAGTATGACCCTACTCGTAAAAAGCGTATCGGTAAGCCAACAGTATATGTAGTGCGGGACATGAGTTCTCGTGCTTTCGTGGGTTTATATATAACCTTAAAGACCCCTTCTGCTGATACAGCACGAGCGGTTATTTTCAACGCATTTAGAAATAAACAGCAATTTTGTAAAGAATTGGGTATTGAAATTGGTCCCGATGATTGGATGCAAGAAGGAAAGTGTCGAAATATTGGCTGCGACAATGCTGAGATGGCAGCAGAACTATCTAGGTGTTACTCCAGAGATGCCCATATTTCTGTTCAATTTAACCAAGCAGGCCATTCACAAGATAAAGGTTTAGTAGAGAGAGCCTTTCGATTATTACATGACGCAGTGAAAGGACAACTTGATGGTTACAGTCCTAATAACATACCGCCACATATCAAAAGGCTACTTCGAAGCAAAGCTTTGCTAAACGTTAATGAGCTTTATCAAATATTGATCACTTACATCATAATCTATAACAACTATTCCATTAATGAAGGCATATCACTCTCTAAAGAGATGTATATGGATGGTGTTAGACAGATCCCAAATCAAGTGTGGGAATGGGATAGGCGTAATAGAGCTGGATATTTAAAGCACGTTGAAGATTTTGAACTTTACGAAAGCTTGCTCGAAGTCGGGAGTGTGACCTGTTTATCTACCCATATAAAATTACATGGCTTCAAACACCAGTATAGATGTGATTGGACCAAAAATAATGGCTATCAAGCCAAAGGTGGTAAATCACCAGTGTTGCCTTGTAGGTATATGCGTCACTCTATGGACTTTATTCTGATTGAAACACCAGCGGGATTTATGCCTGCAACCTTAATAACCCCGCTATTCAAGCATGTCTCAATTGAAGAGGTTGAAGCAGAGCAAGAAGTGATACGAAAAGAAAATAACCGATTGAGAGCAATTCATAAAGCGAAGCAAGGTGAAACTAGAGCATTAATCGAAGATCTTCAGGATAACGCTAGACAAGAACAGGAAAAAATCTCTGTTCATGCAGCTAATACACAATCAATAAAAACTAACCGTGAATTTCACAAAGAGCAAGAGAAGAAGCATGATGGAGCTGTTCATGCGAAGTATTTAGCGACTAAGCACGGTTTAGTCAAAGTGCTAAATGAAAGTTCCCAACAACCACAATTAGATAATAAAGCTTGTGAAGCAAATGAAAGTCCACGAGCTAAGAGAATTAGGGAGAAAAGAGAAAAAAATAGAGGTAAAGATAATGACAGTTAA
- a CDS encoding ATP-binding protein, whose amino-acid sequence MTVKYQNLKTRSLKGNPLAEAIHPRLNESEFEDMVTDEITVPDDIEEYSNYEKELEALSLMKTVSPTSMYYETYCDLYNVLMAGFMSRNPLSDEQKRYNNLISTRQIESEKTSSECMIVTGLSGTGKSTLMNTVLDIFEQTHSHTKDGKYGVSFQQIVYIKCDIPANASADGVCSRIIREIDKLTNDGRSKDFKLTKGKKIEDTIDNIVAACSTLGLGMLIFDEVQNIAFASAGDKTKIFRLMNDMTNIAKIPVINIGTTKAIKTFETEFSNIRRLGLPVDLVNFKADEEDWQLLVEYAWSYQLVSAPLELTNEIRKVIYDFTQGVPYCLFYLISQANISAIRNEKKSITVGDFQHVYNTKFKLLKPALLALKLGMNDVFDDIYNLQGQLEDAVKPALKKLFKVAESQKPKGALAKQLFDEIKRYLPEYTPTQTEARTLKRLQKDMSIEVSDIEYNEDGVSVPL is encoded by the coding sequence ATGACAGTTAAATATCAAAACTTAAAGACAAGAAGTTTAAAAGGGAATCCACTTGCAGAGGCAATACACCCTAGACTCAATGAATCTGAATTTGAAGATATGGTAACGGATGAAATTACAGTGCCAGATGACATCGAAGAATACAGCAACTATGAAAAAGAGCTTGAAGCATTATCTTTGATGAAAACTGTTTCTCCAACATCAATGTACTACGAAACATATTGTGATCTATACAATGTTTTAATGGCAGGTTTCATGTCTCGTAACCCTTTATCTGACGAACAAAAGAGATACAACAACCTAATATCAACAAGACAAATAGAAAGTGAAAAAACTTCCTCTGAGTGCATGATTGTTACGGGATTATCTGGCACAGGAAAGTCAACTTTAATGAACACGGTGCTGGACATTTTTGAACAAACTCACTCACACACAAAAGATGGAAAATATGGGGTAAGTTTCCAGCAAATTGTGTATATCAAATGTGATATTCCTGCCAACGCCAGTGCAGATGGTGTCTGTAGTAGAATTATTCGTGAAATAGATAAATTAACTAACGATGGAAGAAGCAAAGATTTTAAGCTCACCAAAGGAAAAAAGATTGAAGACACGATAGATAATATCGTTGCAGCCTGCTCAACTCTGGGATTGGGCATGTTGATATTTGATGAAGTGCAAAATATTGCTTTCGCATCAGCGGGCGACAAAACAAAAATTTTTCGCCTCATGAATGACATGACCAATATCGCAAAGATTCCCGTGATTAATATTGGTACAACCAAGGCAATAAAAACCTTTGAAACTGAATTTAGCAATATTCGTAGATTAGGTCTTCCAGTTGATCTCGTTAACTTTAAAGCGGATGAGGAAGACTGGCAGTTGTTAGTTGAATATGCTTGGTCATATCAATTGGTATCTGCTCCTTTAGAGTTAACCAATGAAATAAGAAAAGTCATCTATGACTTTACGCAAGGGGTTCCTTACTGTCTATTTTATTTGATCTCACAAGCAAACATATCAGCCATTAGAAACGAAAAAAAATCAATAACGGTTGGAGATTTTCAACATGTTTACAACACAAAGTTTAAATTATTGAAGCCAGCTTTACTCGCACTTAAATTGGGAATGAATGATGTATTTGACGACATTTATAACCTTCAAGGTCAGCTCGAAGATGCCGTAAAACCTGCACTAAAAAAATTATTCAAAGTAGCAGAGAGCCAAAAGCCAAAAGGTGCATTAGCAAAGCAGTTATTTGATGAAATTAAGCGATATCTACCAGAATATACGCCAACACAAACAGAAGCTAGAACTCTAAAACGTTTACAGAAAGACATGTCAATTGAAGTTAGCGACATTGAATACAATGAAGATGGAGTGAGTGTACCGCTATGA
- a CDS encoding TniQ family protein, which translates to MIPFYLSLLPGEHIYSWCARSFWLSGIYSKNDYLKKIGIKSIEMLPNLPMTKSSQKTCFFAKQYNESSCLGSIATTYPLWVLSVNSEKYNNTLAGLNRCTLKTDLHVARQSGISHMSSTWKACPNCTQEDLDKFGSSYWHVQHQLSGIFSCYKHGCTLQTPKERLTNLSCLLLPHQIEFWSDVAFELSEIQIEFSEFLHLMYNFALKDANELTQHKDKFWQLFNINGSNLSQKVAMAESIESEFVSDLGITFLSSIFSYYLDSNKTNRRKVINTIIASDTQYRYLDPTFWAVVLFWKREQLGLSQKISNACASYISSI; encoded by the coding sequence ATGATCCCTTTTTACCTATCTTTACTTCCGGGCGAGCATATATATAGCTGGTGTGCCCGCTCTTTTTGGTTATCAGGCATATATAGTAAAAATGATTACTTGAAAAAAATAGGCATTAAATCAATAGAGATGCTTCCTAATTTACCAATGACGAAATCCTCACAAAAAACCTGTTTCTTTGCTAAGCAATATAACGAATCAAGTTGTTTGGGTAGTATAGCTACGACTTACCCGCTTTGGGTTTTATCAGTCAACAGCGAGAAGTATAACAATACACTAGCTGGGTTGAATCGGTGCACGTTAAAAACGGATTTGCATGTTGCCCGCCAATCTGGAATAAGCCATATGTCCTCGACTTGGAAGGCATGCCCTAATTGTACTCAGGAGGATCTAGACAAGTTCGGGTCTTCCTATTGGCATGTGCAACATCAGCTAAGTGGGATCTTCAGTTGTTACAAGCATGGTTGCACTCTGCAAACACCAAAGGAAAGGCTTACCAATCTCTCATGCCTATTATTACCACATCAAATTGAGTTTTGGAGCGATGTTGCCTTTGAGCTATCTGAGATCCAAATTGAATTCAGTGAGTTTTTACATCTCATGTATAACTTCGCTCTTAAAGATGCGAATGAGTTAACACAACACAAGGATAAGTTCTGGCAACTCTTCAACATAAACGGTAGCAACCTCAGCCAAAAAGTCGCTATGGCAGAGTCAATTGAAAGCGAATTCGTGTCTGATTTAGGGATAACATTTCTTTCTTCTATTTTTAGCTATTACTTAGACAGCAATAAAACAAATCGAAGAAAAGTAATTAATACAATTATCGCGTCAGATACTCAGTACCGTTATCTTGACCCTACATTTTGGGCTGTTGTTCTTTTTTGGAAAAGGGAGCAACTAGGGCTAAGTCAGAAGATTTCGAATGCGTGTGCTTCCTATATTTCCAGTATATGA
- a CDS encoding TnsD family Tn7-like transposition protein codes for MRVLPIFPVYEGETVYSVISRYFAVMGYFNSNTLALQVFSMERKRIHPYLPNSLKKFANYFGEPIQETIKNRTLFPFFESTLSAIQASKLKAAMLGINGSPFHLSLTPQYGLKLFAGHKYCPECARRDMDNYGTTIWRIEHQIPGVSACAIHHCNLLGVKNNDLCLDRRLSLPTLNNQSNKANFTDVIFSRYSKKKLSQYKSSKCEHESVEEIINNLKALGFATPNGLLKYSQIVNELKFFWNGLNSNHPLGIPEPIQSFDFIGPMLRVKTRTPAHPMKYHLILCWLDNLKKAPCEYPTKSKNVKHNCDIEILKLAKAGKSMNLIEKELGVSRCYIRKLLEINGIYHKSNSMHLSEKVIRKVVIKGLYGYTIEDISQQLALKTSTIEHIFCRTKGLSLWRKNLRHQKKLANALAVIKSAVRKNPNWLRKDIKEHHNAEFFLVYYHNKQMLEDILPPRTSPVPPKLKRKRP; via the coding sequence ATGCGTGTGCTTCCTATATTTCCAGTATATGAAGGCGAGACTGTTTATAGCGTGATATCTAGATATTTCGCTGTAATGGGTTACTTCAATTCGAATACGCTAGCGTTACAAGTGTTTTCTATGGAGAGGAAGCGAATTCATCCATATCTACCAAACTCTTTAAAAAAGTTTGCTAATTATTTTGGAGAACCAATCCAAGAAACAATTAAAAATAGGACTCTTTTCCCTTTTTTTGAATCAACATTAAGTGCTATTCAAGCAAGTAAGCTAAAAGCTGCAATGCTTGGAATAAATGGCTCTCCATTTCATTTATCGTTAACACCACAATATGGGCTAAAACTTTTTGCAGGCCACAAATATTGCCCAGAGTGTGCTCGAAGGGACATGGATAACTATGGCACAACTATTTGGCGTATAGAGCATCAAATTCCGGGAGTGTCAGCATGTGCTATTCATCATTGTAATCTCTTGGGCGTTAAGAACAATGACCTATGTTTGGATAGGAGACTCTCACTTCCCACTTTAAACAACCAAAGCAATAAGGCAAATTTTACTGATGTCATTTTTTCTAGATATTCAAAGAAGAAGTTAAGTCAATATAAGAGTTCAAAGTGCGAACACGAATCTGTAGAAGAAATTATTAATAATTTGAAAGCTCTAGGGTTTGCAACCCCAAATGGTCTGTTGAAATACAGCCAAATAGTCAATGAGCTGAAGTTTTTCTGGAATGGACTAAACAGTAATCATCCATTAGGTATACCAGAACCAATTCAATCGTTTGATTTTATTGGACCTATGCTTAGGGTAAAAACGAGAACTCCCGCTCACCCTATGAAATACCACCTGATCTTGTGTTGGTTGGATAATCTGAAAAAAGCACCATGCGAGTACCCGACTAAGAGTAAAAATGTTAAGCATAATTGTGACATTGAGATCTTAAAGCTAGCTAAAGCAGGAAAAAGCATGAACCTAATTGAGAAGGAGCTTGGAGTAAGTCGCTGCTATATTAGGAAGTTACTAGAAATAAATGGAATTTATCACAAATCAAATTCAATGCATCTATCCGAAAAGGTTATTCGAAAAGTGGTTATTAAAGGGCTTTATGGATATACCATTGAAGATATATCACAACAACTGGCACTTAAAACATCAACAATTGAGCATATCTTTTGCCGTACAAAAGGATTGAGCTTGTGGCGGAAAAACTTGCGTCACCAGAAGAAGCTTGCAAATGCATTAGCAGTTATAAAATCGGCTGTAAGAAAAAATCCCAATTGGCTAAGAAAAGACATCAAAGAACACCATAATGCAGAGTTTTTTCTTGTTTATTATCACAATAAGCAAATGTTAGAAGATATTTTGCCCCCTAGAACTAGTCCTGTCCCACCCAAATTGAAACGAAAACGGCCTTAA
- a CDS encoding membrane lipoprotein lipid attachment site-containing protein, translating into MKKVILSILALTLLSGCSVFQGWYGETKPMMTYAELPSESKLFVWSPKNNAAFVNSQGQGCVQGAEVFHEKSGSVDVSNELLGLIKGIELSPDSSSEEKALAVNIANEIVNLRTNTERNTYLSIGMFGLCQLQANGGVTNEDLLQLVSELIKSSLEVGLKAHLSSVSTNEHNASQNQNLSDVPIIQDFEN; encoded by the coding sequence ATGAAAAAAGTAATCCTATCTATACTTGCTCTCACTCTTTTAAGCGGCTGCAGCGTGTTTCAAGGGTGGTATGGTGAAACTAAACCAATGATGACCTACGCAGAACTTCCTAGTGAATCAAAATTATTTGTGTGGAGTCCCAAGAATAATGCCGCCTTTGTCAACTCTCAAGGGCAGGGTTGTGTTCAAGGCGCGGAAGTATTCCATGAGAAAAGTGGCAGTGTTGATGTCAGCAACGAACTACTTGGCTTAATAAAGGGAATTGAACTATCTCCTGATAGCTCGAGTGAGGAAAAGGCCTTAGCTGTCAATATTGCAAATGAGATTGTCAATTTAAGAACGAATACTGAAAGAAATACATATCTTAGTATAGGAATGTTTGGACTGTGCCAGCTTCAAGCAAATGGCGGCGTTACTAATGAAGACCTTCTTCAACTAGTATCAGAACTCATCAAAAGTTCATTAGAAGTTGGTTTAAAAGCACATTTGAGTTCGGTTTCGACTAACGAACATAATGCCTCTCAAAACCAGAATTTGTCAGATGTGCCAATAATTCAAGACTTTGAAAATTAA
- a CDS encoding helix-turn-helix transcriptional regulator: MFLGCTEELSSILKAIELLKTSIKDRSFDLTIFEEVMFFAEKEALYIALIDKSNLSVKADYAVAFSPDLQQQLLKSINCNKLNNINLLKSYTKARNPLSDIATYDMDNQDSRFATMVAFNNKRSNTSAPASYLIELILPYLHKAQLFRYESMRAFNSPIHLLTGREKEVLDWISSGKTNGEIGMILGISQYTVKNHVAKILEKLNAPNRSAAMALNNELNILV, from the coding sequence ATGTTTTTGGGTTGTACTGAAGAGCTATCGAGTATTTTAAAGGCCATAGAGCTGTTAAAAACATCTATAAAGGACCGTTCTTTTGATCTCACTATTTTTGAAGAGGTTATGTTTTTTGCTGAAAAAGAAGCGCTATACATTGCACTAATTGATAAATCTAACTTGTCTGTAAAAGCTGATTATGCCGTCGCATTCTCACCAGATCTGCAACAACAACTTCTTAAAAGCATAAATTGCAATAAACTAAATAATATTAACTTGCTAAAAAGCTATACCAAAGCTAGAAACCCGCTATCTGATATAGCGACATATGATATGGATAACCAAGATTCTCGGTTCGCTACTATGGTGGCATTTAATAACAAGCGCTCAAACACATCAGCCCCAGCCTCTTATTTAATTGAACTTATTTTACCTTATCTACATAAAGCACAGCTCTTTAGGTATGAATCAATGCGGGCATTTAATTCACCCATTCATTTACTTACAGGGCGTGAGAAAGAAGTGTTAGATTGGATTTCATCAGGTAAAACCAATGGAGAAATTGGTATGATCCTAGGGATCAGTCAATATACAGTGAAGAATCATGTCGCGAAGATTTTAGAAAAATTGAACGCGCCTAATCGTTCGGCAGCAATGGCATTAAATAATGAGTTAAATATATTAGTTTAA
- a CDS encoding sulfite exporter TauE/SafE family protein has protein sequence MIERLRRPSSWPFYFTVLIYAALIWLQGLSNSLLQIIHEFEIALTMALGSFVAGGTALGGGAVAFPVMTKVLGIEPATAKVFSLAIQSFGMTAAAITIFCRRIPIYTNIVLMALPMSALGVAISLLYVAPFAPRLLVKSIFSFLLLCFAITMVLRWWRKAHHQPSAEHIKPSLGRFLLVGFVGGIASGLVGSGSDIALFALLIIAYQADIKKATATSVVVMAFTSLVGSAINAWHLNAITPEIEQYLLAAIPIVVVGAPLGAYVCSKVKVGQLVSFLLLLISLEVFFTGYELWQQ, from the coding sequence ATGATTGAAAGATTACGGCGACCATCGTCATGGCCATTTTATTTTACTGTGTTGATTTATGCTGCGTTGATTTGGCTACAAGGCCTTTCCAACTCATTGTTGCAAATAATTCATGAATTTGAGATCGCATTAACGATGGCATTGGGCTCTTTTGTGGCCGGTGGAACAGCTTTAGGTGGAGGCGCCGTCGCATTTCCAGTGATGACTAAAGTTTTAGGTATAGAGCCTGCTACTGCTAAAGTCTTTTCTTTGGCCATACAGAGTTTTGGTATGACTGCGGCAGCAATCACCATTTTTTGCCGGCGTATCCCTATTTATACCAACATCGTTTTGATGGCATTGCCAATGTCGGCTTTAGGCGTGGCAATCAGTTTGTTGTATGTGGCTCCTTTCGCGCCGAGATTATTGGTTAAATCGATATTCAGTTTTCTACTCTTATGTTTTGCTATTACCATGGTGCTGCGCTGGTGGCGAAAAGCACATCATCAACCGAGTGCTGAGCATATAAAGCCAAGCTTAGGGCGTTTTTTATTAGTTGGGTTTGTTGGCGGTATTGCCAGTGGTTTGGTCGGGTCTGGTTCGGATATCGCATTATTTGCTTTGCTTATCATTGCCTACCAAGCCGACATTAAAAAAGCCACTGCAACTTCAGTGGTGGTGATGGCATTTACTTCATTGGTGGGCAGCGCCATTAATGCTTGGCATCTCAATGCGATTACGCCTGAAATTGAACAATATCTATTGGCCGCAATTCCTATTGTTGTTGTTGGCGCACCGCTCGGAGCTTATGTTTGTTCAAAAGTGAAAGTTGGCCAATTAGTGAGTTTTTTACTGTTGTTAATCAGCCTAGAAGTATTCTTTACAGGCTATGAACTATGGCAGCAGTAA
- a CDS encoding TetR/AcrR family transcriptional regulator, producing the protein MTTKVTRGRPVCETKKAEQKAKLIIAAQHLLNVKSYSQITIREIAAEAKVNSAMIKYYFESKEGLFVELIQALADEQFSHFDDLYTQARPVYHFMRQFNQILQTNPGFVHLLAEEILNKTTPLAQAFMSAFPERVSQFLPELIKQEVGIDDNKKAKLAAFSLMTQLVSPYIFKTLRQQAWQIEDADIQSEQRVKELYLQFIFGLKEQQTHEVEF; encoded by the coding sequence ATGACAACAAAAGTTACTCGAGGAAGGCCTGTTTGCGAAACTAAAAAAGCGGAGCAAAAAGCAAAGCTGATTATCGCTGCACAACATTTACTCAATGTGAAGTCGTATAGCCAGATCACCATTCGAGAAATAGCTGCCGAGGCAAAAGTAAACTCTGCGATGATCAAATATTACTTTGAGAGTAAGGAGGGGTTGTTCGTAGAACTGATCCAAGCCTTAGCTGACGAGCAATTTTCCCACTTTGATGATTTGTATACACAAGCTCGCCCTGTTTATCACTTTATGCGTCAGTTTAATCAAATCTTGCAAACCAACCCCGGATTTGTGCATTTATTAGCGGAAGAAATTCTAAATAAAACCACACCATTAGCACAGGCATTTATGAGTGCGTTTCCAGAGCGAGTGTCGCAATTTTTACCTGAGTTAATCAAACAAGAAGTTGGCATTGATGATAATAAAAAAGCCAAGTTAGCGGCTTTTTCACTAATGACACAACTGGTGTCGCCTTACATCTTTAAAACACTTCGTCAGCAAGCTTGGCAAATCGAAGATGCTGACATTCAAAGCGAACAGCGTGTAAAGGAATTATATCTACAGTTTATTTTTGGCTTAAAGGAGCAACAAACTCATGAGGTGGAATTTTAG
- a CDS encoding efflux RND transporter periplasmic adaptor subunit has protein sequence MRWNFSARRNLPIAVAIGVLLVVIIVKLNASMQHQPATDDGQVAHYQLLHQRAIKPEIVGFGRIEPNIQFNSIAEVSGKVTYVHPALKKGELFEKGSLLISIDDSDYQLQLAKANANLAAAEVELAAKKTAQLNNALDIKLSRNKLKIAQSEYERLASLLQQKSISQNELDRAQQQVLLQQQDLQRNENTKSLLPLEIKALQAGVNKALADVKQAELAIGRTQVRLPFTGRIHKVNIEQSQWVTMGMPLFSASDVAQVQINAQFTFDGFHQFTGFFQRPPNINAVSAHGMAAYFAEQGLQAQVELLGHEGMRWQAKIARMSDEIDPQSQTVGVVVTIDDSYKNITLANKPPLLAGMRAKVTLLAAEQNFIAVPRAVVKGRYALLADAQNTLQKLDTRSALKQQNYFLFQDENLVGAKLITTDLFPVIAGSKLQLVPENTALAVTSVKEPQ, from the coding sequence ATGAGGTGGAATTTTAGTGCAAGAAGGAACTTGCCTATCGCAGTTGCGATTGGCGTTCTATTAGTTGTTATCATTGTTAAATTAAATGCGTCAATGCAGCATCAGCCAGCGACTGATGACGGTCAAGTGGCACATTATCAGTTGCTTCACCAGCGAGCAATAAAGCCAGAAATAGTGGGCTTTGGACGCATAGAGCCTAATATTCAATTTAATAGCATTGCCGAAGTATCGGGTAAGGTCACCTATGTACATCCAGCACTAAAAAAAGGAGAGTTATTTGAAAAGGGCTCATTATTAATATCGATAGACGATAGTGATTACCAACTCCAATTAGCTAAAGCTAACGCTAACTTAGCGGCTGCAGAGGTCGAACTTGCAGCGAAAAAAACCGCACAGTTAAATAATGCGCTCGACATTAAACTTAGCCGCAATAAACTCAAAATAGCGCAAAGTGAATATGAGCGTTTAGCAAGTTTATTACAGCAAAAAAGTATTTCTCAAAATGAGCTAGACAGAGCTCAACAACAAGTTCTATTGCAACAGCAAGATTTACAACGTAACGAAAATACCAAAAGTTTGTTGCCGTTAGAGATCAAAGCTCTACAGGCGGGAGTTAATAAAGCCCTAGCCGACGTGAAACAGGCAGAGCTCGCGATAGGACGCACACAAGTTCGATTGCCATTCACAGGCCGTATTCATAAAGTGAATATTGAGCAATCGCAATGGGTTACTATGGGTATGCCGTTATTCAGTGCCAGCGATGTGGCGCAAGTACAAATAAATGCCCAATTCACCTTTGACGGTTTTCATCAATTTACGGGGTTCTTTCAACGTCCGCCTAATATCAATGCGGTATCAGCACATGGTATGGCCGCCTATTTTGCCGAACAAGGTTTGCAAGCTCAGGTAGAGTTATTGGGTCATGAGGGTATGCGCTGGCAGGCTAAAATTGCTCGCATGAGTGATGAAATAGACCCACAAAGCCAAACCGTTGGGGTAGTCGTCACTATTGATGATAGTTATAAAAATATCACTCTGGCAAATAAGCCGCCTCTATTGGCTGGTATGCGCGCAAAAGTTACATTATTAGCCGCAGAGCAAAACTTCATTGCGGTGCCGAGGGCGGTAGTAAAAGGTCGCTATGCGCTTCTAGCAGATGCACAAAATACATTACAAAAGCTTGATACGCGAAGTGCGCTGAAGCAGCAAAATTATTTCTTATTTCAAGATGAGAATTTAGTCGGTGCGAAACTGATCACCACTGATCTGTTTCCTGTTATCGCAGGCAGTAAATTACAGTTAGTGCCAGAAAATACCGCATTGGCGGTGACATCAGTGAAGGAGCCGCAATAA